CTTGAGCTTCAACCCGTCCTTGGGCTTGGGGATCGGCCACGCCTGCCATTCGGGATCGCCCGCCGCCAGCTCGATACGGTAGCGCGGCAACATCTGTGCCAGCAGGATCTTCACCTGCATGTAGGCGAAGTGCAGCCCCAGGCACATATGCGCCCCGCCGCCGAAGGGCACCCAGGCGTATTTGTGCCGTGCCTTCACTTGCTCGGGCGTAAAGCGCATCGGGTCGAAGGTGTAGGGATCCTCCCAATGTTCCTCGTCGTGATGCGTGTAGTGGATGTTGATCCCGACATGCGCGCCGGCCGGAATGCGATAGCCGCCATATTCGAAGGACTTGAGCGCGCGGCGCGGCATCGAAGGCACGGGCGGCACGAACCGCAGCGCTTCCTTGAACGCCATTTCGGTCAGGTCGAGCTTGCCCAGATCGTCATATTCGAGATCGCGCGGGCGGCCGCTGGCATCGCTGCCCCCGGTGACCGCGGCGATCTCCTCGCGCAGCCGGTCCTGCCATTCGGGATGCTTGGCGAGCAGCCACAGCAGCGAGGTGGCGCTGGAGGTGATGGTGTCGTGCGCGGCCATCATCAGGAAGTTCATGTGATCGACCACTTCGTCGACCGGCATCAGGCTGCCATCGTCATATTCGGCGGTGGCGAACTGGCTGAACATGTCCTGCCCGCCGCCTTCGGCGCGGCGGCGATGCGTTTCGCGCGTGAAATAGTCGACCAGATAGGCACGGCCATCGACGCCGCGCTTCATCTGCGTGAAGGGCAGCGGCTTGCGCACCGGTGCGACGCTGGCCTGGACCATGTCGACGAAAGCGGTGTTGATGCGGTCCGCTTCGGGACCCCAGGGGATGCCGATGAAACTGTCGGCGGCGAGGTCGAGCGTCAGTTCCTTGATCGAGGGATAGAAGAGCATTTCCGCCCCCGAGCCATCGCCGCCCCATTCCTCGACCCGCTTGGCGATGCCGCGGTTCAGCGCGTCCGCATAATGGCGCATCGGGCCGGGCTTGAAGGCGATCGACAGCGCGCGGCGATCGGCGCGGTGATGGTCGAAATCGATCAGCATCAGACCGCGCGGGAACAGCTTGTCGAGGATCGGCCCCCAGCCCTGTTCGGAGCTGAAGATCTTGTCGCGGTTCATCAGCAGCATCTCGTTGGCCTCGGCCCCGATCAGCGCGACATTCCAGCCACCGAAGGCCTTGTTCTTGTAAACGCGGCCGTATTTTTCGACCATGCGCCGCGTCTGGCCATGCGGGTCGGCCAGCATCTTGAAGGTGTTGCCGACGATCGGCCACCCCCCTCGCCGGGAATATGTGCGAGCGCATCGTCGCCGGGATTGCCTTCCTGCCAATGCGATGGCGCGGTCTCGGCAGACTGGTGCGGGGCAAGCGTGGCCATTAGGTAGCTCCTTACAACTTACTTTGTTGTAAGTAGGTTTTACGCGGGAATCCACCCCGACAATTCACGGCGCAGCAAAGTTTCGAGCATGTCCAGCCCGGCAGCGGACGTATTGAGGCAGGAAAGCGCGGCAAACTGCGCTCCGCCCGCTTCGGTGAACTGTTCGCGCCCCTGGATCGCCAGCTCTTCCAGCGTCTCGAGACAATCCGCCGAAAAGCCCGGTGCAGCGACGGCCAGCCGTTTGGTCCCCGCCTGCGCTTCCTCGGCGAAGGTATCGTCGGTCGCGGGGCCCAGCCACTTGGCCGGGCCGAAGCGCGACTGGAAGGTCGTGCGGAACCGCAGGCCCGGGCGGACCAGCCGCTCCTGCAGCAGCCGCGAGGTCTTCTGGCAGTGGCAATGGTAGGGATCGCCCAGTTCGAGCGTGCGCTGCGGCATGCCATGGAAGCTGAGCAGCAGCAATTCGGGAGCGAAGTCGAGCGCATCGAGCTGGCGCGACAAATCCTGTGCCAGCGCATCGATATAGGCCGGATCGTCGTGATAGGGCGGCAGCGTGCGTAGCGAGGGCTGCCAACGCATTGTCCGCAGCTTGTCCGCAGCCTTGTCCACAACCGTCGCGGTCGTGGCGGCCGAATATTGCGGGTAGAGCGGAGCGAGCAGGATGCGTTCGCATCCCGCGTCCATCAGCGCTTGGATGCGCTCGGGGATCGCCGGTGTGCCATAGCGCATCGCCCAGTCGACCATGACCGCGTCGCCCAGCCGGACCTGCATCGCCGCGGCCTGGTCGCGCGTGATGACCGCGAGCGGCGAGCCTTCATCGGTCCAGACCTGCTGGTAGGCATGCGCGCTCTTCTTCGGGCGCGTGTTGAGGATGATCCCGCGCAGGATCGGTTGCCAAGCGATCGGCGGGATTTCAACCACGCGCCGGTCGGACAGGAATTCGCCGAGATAGCGTTTCACCGGTCCCTTTTCGGGGGCATCGGGGGTCCCGAGATTGACGACGAGCACGCCGACCTTGCCCGATTTCACGGGCGGATGGTCGGCGGGTAAGTTCTGTTCTTGCCAGGTCATAGACCCTCCGAAAGCAATGGCAGGCGGCGAAAGCGCACTCCGGTCGCCGAGTAAAGCGCATTCGCGATAGCCGGGGGCGCCACCGCCACGCCGAGTTCGCCCGGATCGAAAGGCGGGGCATCGCTGGCGAGGAATTCGACGACGATTTCGGGACAATCCCCCAGCGTAGGCAAACCCAGACCGGCAAGCCGGGCCGGCACCGGCCTGCCCTCTTCATAGGCGACGCTCGATCCGGTCGCGAGCGAGAGACCGAAGATCAACCCGCCCTCGATCTGTTGGCGCGCGATATCGGCATTGACCACGCGCCCGATATCGACCGCCGCATGCAGCCTGGTCACGCGCACGCCGCCTTCGCCCAGCGCGGCCTGCGCGACACAGGCGATCCGGCCGCCGGTATCGGGCGTGCCCATCCGCACCATCGCCAGCCCCTGACCGGTGCCGCGGCGCCCGCCATCCCATCCCGCGAGCCGCGTCGCGCGGCGCAGCGTATCGGCCATGCGCGGCATCCGGCCGAGCATTTCCATGCGGTAGAGCATCGGATCGCGCCCCGCGCGTTCGGCCAGTTCGTCGACGAAGCTTTCGATGAAGAAGGCGTTATAGGCGATGGCATTGCCGCGCAGCCGCCCGGTCGGGAAAGGCAAGGTGACGGGCAGGTGGTCGATGGCGACATGCTCGATTCCATAGGGCGGCAGCGCGCCGTCGCACGCCATCGCATCGGCCTTGTCCGCCGCCTGCTCCAGCGCAGCTTGCGGGGTCTTGTTGTCGAACAGGCGGTAGCCGAATTCGCGCGCGGTGGCGGGCATTGCCAGCCGCGCGCGCCAGGCGGCGATCCGCCCGCCGCTGGCGGCCTCGAAACCCGCTTCGAGCCGCGCGCTGACCGGGGTCCGCACGGGGAGCGACTGCAATTCCTGCGCACGCGGCCAGGTAAGCTGCACCGGCCGCCCGATCTCCCGGGCGATCTGCGCGACCTCGATCGCGTGACGCCGCTCGAGCCGCGCGTCGAAACTGCCGCCTGCAGCGGTCGGATAGAGCACGACATTATGCGGCGCGATGCCGATCGCCTTGGCTGCTGCGCGCCGGGTGAGTTCGGGGGCCTGCGCGGCGATCCACAGCTCCAGCTTGCCGCCATCATAGCGCGCGGTGGCGCTGGCGGTTTCGATCGCCGCATGGACCGCGGGGCCGACCGCATAGGTCTGCGCATAGTCGGGGCGGGCAAGCAGCTCGTCGGCATCGCCCAGCGCCAGCGTGCGCCTGGGCTCGACCGTGCCATGCGCTTCGTCGAGCGCCTCGAGCGCAGCCGCGCTTTCGACCGCGGGCGGTCCGGCGAACACCGGGCGCATCGCCTTGAGCGCCTGCTCGGCAACCCACCAGCTTTCGGCCACTGCGGCGAGATAGCGCCTGGATTTCACCACGCCGACCAGGCCGTCCAGCCCCTCGACCGCCGCCGCTTCGAACCCCGACAGGTCGGGCTTGCCCAGCGGCCCGTGGCGGATCGAGGCGAAGACCATTCCCGGCAGGCGGATGTCCCCGGCAAACAGGAAGCTGCCATCGACCTTGGCGGGCAGGTCGAGCCGGGGGAAATCGGGCGCCAGTTCGGCCTCGGCGGGCACGGGATCCTCGCTCGCAGGCGCTACGCGCAGGGGCGGCGGATCGGGGGGATCGAGCTCTGCGGCCTCCGCCACCAGCGCGCCGAAGCCCAATTGCTGTTCGGCGTGGCGGACGATGCCGCGTTCGACCAGGCATTCTTCCCAGTCCACGTCCCAGCGTTCGGCCGCCGCCATCGCCAGCAGCGCGCGCGCGGTCGCGGCGGCTTCGCGCAGCGGCAGTTCATACGCAGCGAGCGAGGTCCCGTCCGCCGTCGCGGCAAAGGCATTGCTGCGCGCGTAATTCTCCGCCAGCTGGCTGTCTGGATCGCCGGCGAAGCTGGGCAGGTTGGACCAGAGCGGCGCCCATTTCGCGGCCAGCGGGATATTGGCGTAAAGCCCCGCGGGCGGGCTGGGTTCGACCGCGACCTGGCGCCAGTCGGCGCCCAGTTCGACCGCCACCACCTGGGCCAGCACGGTCGTAACGCCCTGCCCCATTTCGAGCTGCGGCACCGCCACGGTGACCACTCCGTCGCGGCCGATGGTGATCCAGCCGCCGAAGTCGCGTTCATTGGGACCGGGGGACAGCGGGCTGGTGTAATGACGTGGCCACAGCCACCAGGCCACGCCCAATCCCCCGCCCACCGCGGCGCCCGCAACCAGCTGGCGCCGCGTTACGGGAAGCGCGGTCAGCTTTGCGCGCCAATCCATGCGTCGACCTTGGCGGCGATATCGTGGAACGGCGCGGCGAGCGCGCCCGTGCCGCAGGCGGGCGGCTGGCCCCGATCGCTGCCCTCGCGAATGGCAAGATCGAGCGGGATCCGGCCGAGGAACGGCAGTTCGAGCCGCTCGGCAGCGGTTTCGACCCCGCCCCTGCCGAAAGGATCGGACAGTTCGCCGCAATGCGGGCAGACATAGCCGGCCATGTTCTCGACCAGCCCGATCACCGGCACTTCGGCCTGGTCGAACAGCTGCCCTGCGCGCGCCGCATCGATCAGCGCGAGGTCCTGCGGCGTGGAAACCAGCACCGCGCCCATCGGCTTGAACCGCTGCAGCATGGTCAGTTGCACATCGCCCGTACCCGGTGGCAGATCGACCAGCAGCGTATCGACATCGCCCCAATGGGCATCGATCAATTGCGTGAGCGCATTGCCCGCCATCGGCCCGCGCCATGCCAGCGCGCGACCGGGTTCGACCAGATGGCCCATCGACAGCACCGGAATGCCGAACTCGCTCTCCACCGGGACCAGCTTTTCATCGCGCGCGATGGGCTTCTTGCCCTGATTGCCCAGGATGACCGGCTGCGAGGGGCCGTAGATATCGGCATCGACCAGCCCGACCTTGTGGCCCAGGCGGGCGAGTGCGATCGCCAGATTGGCGGTCAGCGTGGATTTGCCCACCCCGCCCTTGCCGCTGCCGACGGCGATCAGCCGCCGCTGGCGGCGCTCGGCGGTCATCACCACGCGGGTTTCGGAAACATCGTCGCGCTCACTGAGGATATCGGTGATCGCGCGTTCGATATCGGCGCGCTCCTGCTCACCCAGCCCGGCGGCATCGACCACGGCAATCGCCCGGCCCTGTTTGATGGTCAGCGCGGAAACGCGGTCGGCAAGGCTGGCAGGAAGCAGCGATTTCGGATCGGTCGAACTCATGGGCGCGGCTGCTGTAGCATCGAAAAGCGCGCGGCAACCCCTGTTTTTCCGTGGCGGCGCACCTATAAGGAAAGACATGAGAATTTTTGACGGGTTCGGACAGAGGATTTCCCTGGCAATGGCGGGCAACAAAAGCCCTTGGGGCGGCGGCTCCGGGGATGACGGAGACGACGACAAGCCCGAGGGCACCAAGGGCGGCGACAAACCCCGCGGCCCGCGCAATCCCTGGCTCCCGCCGGGTGGCGGCGAGGATGGCCGCCGCGCCCCCAATATCGAGGATATCTTCAAGAGCCGCGGCCCCGAAGGCCCGCGCCGCAGCGGCGGCGGCCCCGGCGGTCCCAATTTCCGCTTTCCCCAGCGCCCCGGCGGCAAGAGCTGGTTCCCGATCGCAGTCATCGGGATCATTGCCTTTGGCCTGCTCGCGACCAGCTTCCACCTTGTCGGTCCGCAGCAGCAGGCCGTGGTGAAGACGCTGGGCGAGTACACCCGCACTCTGCGCCCGGGCCTGCAGATCACCGCCCCCTTCCCGATCGAAACGGTCGATGTCGAAGATGTCGAAGGCGTCCGTTCGGTGCGCATTCCGGGCGGTGACAGCCAGGTCAAGCTGATCCTGACCGGCGACCAGAACCTCGTCGATCTCAGCTATATCGTCCGCTGGAACATCAAGGACCTCGAGGGCTACA
This genomic window from Qipengyuania sp. HL-TH1 contains:
- a CDS encoding Mrp/NBP35 family ATP-binding protein produces the protein MSSTDPKSLLPASLADRVSALTIKQGRAIAVVDAAGLGEQERADIERAITDILSERDDVSETRVVMTAERRQRRLIAVGSGKGGVGKSTLTANLAIALARLGHKVGLVDADIYGPSQPVILGNQGKKPIARDEKLVPVESEFGIPVLSMGHLVEPGRALAWRGPMAGNALTQLIDAHWGDVDTLLVDLPPGTGDVQLTMLQRFKPMGAVLVSTPQDLALIDAARAGQLFDQAEVPVIGLVENMAGYVCPHCGELSDPFGRGGVETAAERLELPFLGRIPLDLAIREGSDRGQPPACGTGALAAPFHDIAAKVDAWIGAQS
- a CDS encoding protease modulator HflK; protein product: MAGNKSPWGGGSGDDGDDDKPEGTKGGDKPRGPRNPWLPPGGGEDGRRAPNIEDIFKSRGPEGPRRSGGGPGGPNFRFPQRPGGKSWFPIAVIGIIAFGLLATSFHLVGPQQQAVVKTLGEYTRTLRPGLQITAPFPIETVDVEDVEGVRSVRIPGGDSQVKLILTGDQNLVDLSYIVRWNIKDLEGYKFRVVDPIETVNEAAEAAMRASVAETELDETFSGQGRAAIELDVRERMQATLDSYGAGVRVLGVEIEKADPPAQVVDAFRDVQVAEQNADAARNQARGYAQQVLAQAEGEAEAFNKVYEQYRLAPQVTRQRLYYETMERVLSQTDKTIVETDNVTPYLPLPEIRRRSQQPATTVTAPGGQ
- the hemH gene encoding ferrochelatase, translated to MTWQEQNLPADHPPVKSGKVGVLVVNLGTPDAPEKGPVKRYLGEFLSDRRVVEIPPIAWQPILRGIILNTRPKKSAHAYQQVWTDEGSPLAVITRDQAAAMQVRLGDAVMVDWAMRYGTPAIPERIQALMDAGCERILLAPLYPQYSAATTATVVDKAADKLRTMRWQPSLRTLPPYHDDPAYIDALAQDLSRQLDALDFAPELLLLSFHGMPQRTLELGDPYHCHCQKTSRLLQERLVRPGLRFRTTFQSRFGPAKWLGPATDDTFAEEAQAGTKRLAVAAPGFSADCLETLEELAIQGREQFTEAGGAQFAALSCLNTSAAGLDMLETLLRRELSGWIPA
- a CDS encoding xanthine dehydrogenase family protein molybdopterin-binding subunit, which produces MDWRAKLTALPVTRRQLVAGAAVGGGLGVAWWLWPRHYTSPLSPGPNERDFGGWITIGRDGVVTVAVPQLEMGQGVTTVLAQVVAVELGADWRQVAVEPSPPAGLYANIPLAAKWAPLWSNLPSFAGDPDSQLAENYARSNAFAATADGTSLAAYELPLREAAATARALLAMAAAERWDVDWEECLVERGIVRHAEQQLGFGALVAEAAELDPPDPPPLRVAPASEDPVPAEAELAPDFPRLDLPAKVDGSFLFAGDIRLPGMVFASIRHGPLGKPDLSGFEAAAVEGLDGLVGVVKSRRYLAAVAESWWVAEQALKAMRPVFAGPPAVESAAALEALDEAHGTVEPRRTLALGDADELLARPDYAQTYAVGPAVHAAIETASATARYDGGKLELWIAAQAPELTRRAAAKAIGIAPHNVVLYPTAAGGSFDARLERRHAIEVAQIAREIGRPVQLTWPRAQELQSLPVRTPVSARLEAGFEAASGGRIAAWRARLAMPATAREFGYRLFDNKTPQAALEQAADKADAMACDGALPPYGIEHVAIDHLPVTLPFPTGRLRGNAIAYNAFFIESFVDELAERAGRDPMLYRMEMLGRMPRMADTLRRATRLAGWDGGRRGTGQGLAMVRMGTPDTGGRIACVAQAALGEGGVRVTRLHAAVDIGRVVNADIARQQIEGGLIFGLSLATGSSVAYEEGRPVPARLAGLGLPTLGDCPEIVVEFLASDAPPFDPGELGVAVAPPAIANALYSATGVRFRRLPLLSEGL